The Chromatiales bacterium 21-64-14 nucleotide sequence CGGCGACGCTGACCCTGGTGGATGGAGGTGCGGGGGATGCGGACGGTGTGGTCAATGGCGTCATCGTCGATCCCAGCGGTCCAGTAGTGTCCACCGTGGGAGGGGGGACGCCCACCACGGGGGGAGGCGGTTCCCTGGGCCCGTTCACCCTGGCAACTGGATTAATTTCTGTGTACGGGATTGCGGCACGCCGCCGGCGCCGGGTGTTGGCGATTGACCAATGATGCGGTGGTGTAGCCGATGTCCTGACTCGGACATCGGTGCCCCGCCTGGCTTGATTCGGAGTATTGTGTAAGGGCAATCAAGCAGTCCGACCTTCAGGTGTGCGTTCCTGCCTCCCGTTGGGAGGTTGAACGGGGTTGGGGCCGTATGATTGGTAGCATCGATTGGTGAACGCGATACACAAGAAGTACTGTTACCTTGTTTTTCGCAGCGCAGTAGGGCGGAACGTCTGGCCCGAGTCGATTCCACGAGCTCAACTATGAAAATCCTGCTGGTTCATTACGATGAACTGGATACCCTGGGAGGCGTGGAGCTGCTGGTGCGGCAGTTGGCTGGGGCATTCACTGAGGCTGGCCATCCGACGGGCGTTGTCGAGATGGGTAGCCGTTGGCGCGGGCGTCGCCCCCTGACAAGTGCAGTTCCCATCTGGACGATTGCGGCGGCGTCTTTTCCCACGTGGGCGCGCCCCCGATCCTGGGCATCGGCCGCGCGCGCCACGTTGCACCTGCGGCGAGCCATCCGGGAGTGGGGCGCGGAAATCCTGCATATTCATTTTCCGATCGGGCAATCGATTCCCGCGGTCGGTGCCCATGCACTTCCTCACCGTTGGCGACTGGCGGTGACCGTGCATAACAGCGAGATCCGAGTCGCGCCGCAGTCGGATCCGAGGGTAGGAGTTTGGCAACGGCGTTTATTTGCCCGCGCGGATGTTGTCAGCGCCGTAAGTGGGTCGATGCTCGCGGATACTTGCCGGCAGTATCCGCGCGTGGAGACGAAGGGCGTTGTTATCTACAACGGGATAGGGGAGTACTGGTTGGAAGAACCGCGGAGGCCCGTTCCGCGTTCTGGACAAGCCTATGTACTGTTCGTGGGACGCCTGCACCCCATGAAGGGTGTCGACCTGCTCCTACGCGCCTGGCGTGAGATTTCCGGTTCGCTACCGGGGCTGGAACTTCGTATTGCGGGGGAGGGTCCGGATGGGCCGGCGCTCAGGCGGATGGTCCAGGGGTGGAATTTGTCGGGCTCGATCCGGTTCTTGGGAGCGGTCGACAACCATGCCCTTCAACCGTTGTATAGCGAAGCGGAGGCGGTTGTTCTACCTTCCCGTGCCGAGGGGTTCCCGTTAACCCTCTTGGAGGCTTCCGCTTGTGGCTCACTTTGCCTGGGATCTGACGTGCCTGGGATCGCGGAAATCATCGCAGACGGACGCACCGGGTTTCTCTTCCCATCCGGCTCGCCGGAGGGGCTCTCCGATAAGCTGAGGATGATGATGGGACTGGATCGAGAAGTCGCGTTTCGAATCCGTTCCGCGGCATACCAGCAGGTCAAAGAACGGTTTACGCGACCAAAAATGATCGCCGAGTATCTAGATATGTACCGTGGCGTGCTGGGAACTACGTAGCCGCCGTCTGTGCACTGGCAGGACGCGTTAGGTGCGGGTGATCGACGGTCGCCAAGCCGCTATCGCCGGTGTGTCGGGGCATCCGCCGTACGGGGATAGTCGTCCTATGGGTGACGCCGCATCTCCGGCGTATCGATGCGCGGCTGTGGCACCCGAGACCGCAGCTTATAGATATCGGCATAGTCGATGTGGTTGATCACGATTCGGAGGATTGGCTGGTGCGTTTGATAATAGCGGATTACGGGTTCGGGCAAACGCAATTCCTGCTCCTGCCGTCCTGAGATGTAGACCACTAGATAGTCGGCGCGCTCGAGGGTCAGGGGTTTATACTGCCCAGTTTGCGTGCTCATAACGTGCCCATGAAACAAGGGTTGCAGGAGATACGGGAATTCGGTGGCGACGGTGATGCGCCGTGCGTCGGGTAGGGAATTGAGATAGTGGGCTACCTGGTCCAGCCCCTCGCCACGTCCGACGAGCAAAAACCGCACGGCCGCGCGTGGCCCGCCGGCGAGTGGGCTATAGTAGGATAGGTAATAAGGATAGAGGCGTACGATCGGCGCAAGCATGATCACCCCCAGTCCCGCCAGCACTGCTACGCCTAACGTCTTCCAGGCAATAGTGTTTAAGCGGCATCGAAGGGCTTTGAACAGTACTGCGGCACCGATCGCGGCCAGAATGTCGAGGGCGGGGAATACCGGCAGTAAATAACGGTCCATCTTCTTTGCGCCAAAAGACATCATGAGCATGAAGCCGGCCATATAGAGCAGAAGGACGAGTCCCAGCCGTTCCCAGGATTGCGGCAACACGCGCCTGCTCAGCCAGCGGTACAGGATCAATACCGACGTACCAATGGCCAAGATGAGTGACAGGGGGGTGCTGCGGAATAGCAACACCGTGGGGTAAAAGAAACCGCCCGGATTGCGCTCCGGTTGACCGAGAAAAAACTGGCCGTTCGCGTGGGCCGCGATTGCGGGTGCCTGCTCAACGGAATGGAAAAGAATCAACGGGTCGCTCCATAAGGCAGGCCACAGTAGATAGATGACCGCCGCGGCAGCTGCACTCCAGGGGAGGATCCGCATCACGTAGGCGCGGGGATGGTTGCTGTTTGTTGTCGTAAGGATGAGGGGGTAGAACAGTACCAAGGCCGCGGAAAACGGCAATAGATAAACCCCGGGTAGTTTTTCGAGTAGTGCGAGTCCGGCAAAGGCGCCGGATGCCAGGAGTACAGAGCGTCCGCGCTCGGGTTCCTCCATCGCTGCTATGAGCAACAAAACACTTACGCACATCAGGCTCGCGAGTAGTGCGTCAACATGGAAAATGCGTGAAAGCGCTAGATAGAAAGGGTCACAGATCAGGAATACGACCGAAAATCCTGCCACCCAAAGTCCTGAGATACGACGGAGCAGCAGAAACATTGCAGCGATGCATGCCGCTGTTGTTATGGCAACGGCGAACTGTGCGGGCCACATGAAGTCCTTGAGCCAGACGTAAGGTCCGAGCAAGGTCCGCAGTCCGATGAACAGGGCCCCCAGCCACATGGTGATCACCCCGGGGTGCCCGGCTTGGTTGGTGGCCGGGAAGTCGCCGCTCAGCAGGGCATGCAGAAACCGGATTGACCTGACGATCCATAGCTGTTCATCGGCGACCAGATAGGCGCCAATGCCTATGACGCGTGGAATCAGCGCGAGCGCCATTACGAAAAGAAAGGGCAGCAGTGATTTCGTCTTCACGTTCGGGCCTGATGCTGAAACGGTGCTAAATAAACTGGTGGGCAGTGTGGGCCGGCGGCCAATATAAACGGCGTCTCTGGTATTCTTGTCCATGAATCGTAACAGAACAGTGGGCTTGAAAACAGCGCAGTCGTATCGACGATTTGGAGTTTGCCAGCCATGTATCGTGGGCAGCCCCCGATCCGCGGCGGCTGAATGTCATTGACCCGCCTGCTGGATGCGCAGTAGGCCGTTTACCCAAGGAGCGTGACGTGCGACGGAATTTATCAGCGCTGGCGCGCGGTGGCTATGACCTTCTCGTTATTGGGGGAGGAATCTTTGGGGGCTGTTTGGCATGGGATGCGGTTGGCCGCGGACTACGCGTAGCATTGATCGAGCAGCGTGATTTCGGAGAAGGCGTTTCGGCCAACTCCTTCAAGATGGTCCATGGTGGAATCCGGTACATTCAACACGGCGACATTGCGCGCGTGCGTGGATCTTGCCGGGAACGTCGTGCACTGCTGACAATTGCACCACATCTAGTCCAACCGCTTCCGATCGTGATTCCGACCTATGGCCACGGGAGTAGCGGACGCGGATTGCTGATGGCGGGGGTATCGATTTACGACCTATTGACGGCGGATCGGAATCTTGGGATTCGGGATCCGGCGCGGCGTATCCCGCGCGGTAGGGCATTGGGTCGTTTTGACGTTGCAGAGCTCTTCCCGGACCTTGAACGCAACGGACTCACGGGCGGCGTGGAATTTTTTGATGGCCAGATGTACAACCCGACACGGTTAGTCCTCGCGTTCGTGCGGTCGGCCGCTGAGGCCGGGGCGGATGTGGCTAATTACGTGGAGGCGCTTGGATTCAGAAGGAATGGCGGTGGGGTCTGCGGTGTGCGCGCGCGCGATATGTTGAGCGGCGAGGCGTTCGATATCGATGCCCGTATGGTGATTAACGCGACTGGGCCGTGGGCGGAACCGCTATTGAAATCCGACGCCAATCTCAGCCTTGCGCCTGTGGGTAGGTATTCCAGGGACCTATGTATGGTAGTGCGCCGGCGGCCACGGCATGGTCGGGCGCTCGCGGTGCAGACGCAAACGCGCGATCCGGACGCGATAGTTAGCCGATCGGGACGGCATCTGTTTATCGTACCGTGGCGGGAATTCACGCTCGTCGGTGTCTGGCATAGGGTCTTTGATGCACCACCTAACCGGGTCGGGACGAGTTGGGATGAGCTAGGAGGATACATCCGGGAGGTAAATGATGCGTACCCCGCGCTGGAGCTGAATGCGGGGGAAGTCGGGATGGTCAATTTCGGTCTGGTTCCGTTCGGCGAAAACGCTCTGGGAGCCAAGGACCTGAGTTATGGGAAACGTTCACGCATCGTGGATCATGAGCGCGTCCATGGGGTGAAGGGATTGATTACGGTTATCGGAGTTCGTTATACCATGGCGCGAGGTGAAGCGCAGAGTGCCGTTGATCTGGTTGTGAAAAAACTTGGTCATGGGTGGCCCCGATCCACGACCGCGCATGTACCGGTGACGGGTGGTGATATTGGCGATTTTGACGCCTTATGCAAGTCAGTTGTACACGCTGAGGGCAACAGATTCAGGCGCTCGGTGCTACGCGCGTTACTGCACAACCATGGGAGCCGGTATCACGATGTTCTGGGTTTGGTGGCAGAGAATCCCGAACTGGGAGAGACTTTTGGGGAGACGACAGTATTGAAAGCAGAAATTGTGCACGCGATACGCCGGGAGGCGGCGTTTCGCCTCGGTGACCTTGCTTTTCGCAGGACCGATCTGGCTACCGCAGGAGATCCAGGGGGGGTGGCGCTCGAGCAGTGCGCTCATGTAGCAGCGGCCGAACTCGGTTGGTCTGCGGAGCAGACGCAAGTGGAACTTGATGATGTGCGGTGCGAATTCCCGTTTAGGACAAAAACGTCTGACGTTGATGATCGGAGTTGTGTCGAGAACGGGGGCGGGTCGTGAGAGTGATGATTACCGGGGGAACGGGTTTCATTGGTTCTCGCTTGGCGCTGCGTGTGCATGCCGATGGCGATGATGTAGTGGTACTCGGTCAACGGAATACGCGAATCGAAGAGGCGAACGCTGAAGAGCTGCGGACCGCTGGCGTGGATGTTATTGACGGTTCAGTGACCAATGCAGGACAGTTGCGCGACGTCATGACATCGGTAGGGGTTGTCTACCATTTGGCCGCCGCTCAGCATGAAGCGAATGTCGGTGCTGATCATTTTTACCAAGTAAACGTCGAAGGAACGCGAAACGTGTGCGAGGCCGCGTTGGTAGCTGGAGTGGAGCGTATTGTGCACGGCGGCACGATCGGGGTGTACGGATCAGCAGCTCACGGCCAACTCTCGGAGCTGACCGTTCCGAGTCCTGCGAATGTGTATGGAACGACCAAACTGGCGGGCGAACGCGTTGCACTCTCCTATGCCGACCGAATCCCGGTCACTGTTATACGAATATCAGAGACTTACGGGCCGGGTGACTACAGGCTCCTAAAGCTGTTTCGTGCGGTTGAGAAGGGCACGTTTTTTTTGGTCGGTCCGGGCCTGAATCTGCATCAACTGATCTACGTGGATGACCTGATACGCGGTATGTCTCTTGCGGCACGTTCGCCACATGCGGTAGGTGAAATTTTCGTGCTGGCGGGGTCAGAGGTGCTGACTACGCGTGACATGGTGGACGTAGTTGGCGCTGCTTTCGGTAAGCGTGGAGCGCGGCTTTCCCTGCCGATGTGGCCATTTCTGGCGGCGGCGGTCGTTCTTGAAAATACACTTGGCCGAGTTGGTATACAGCCTCCGTTGCATCGGCGGCGGCTGGATTTTTTCCGAAAAAGTTTTTATTTTTCGCCTGAGAAAAGTGCATCCCTACTCGGCTTTGAGGCGCAGAGCGATTTCCATCGCGGCGTGGAGGCCACGGTGCGATGGTATCGGGACCGTGGCCTGCTATAGCTGCGTTTTTAATTTGGAGGGCGATTCGGCGGGTTGCATATTGATGAGGTGCTAGGCGCGGGCGTACCAGAAGGTGTGGTGCTTCCAAGCAGGCGCAACGGAATAAATGATTTGCGCGGCGGGCGGCCGAAGCGATCCGCGCACGCACCGGATCGTAGTTGTCCGATGGTGTCGGGTTAATCCGCTGCCGTGTCCGGGCGACGGCACACCGCGCCGATCTTCTTGGTGAATATGCGGTTTTTCTTGCCATACAGGACAAAGCTGATCCGGAAGATCAAGGTATACAGCGCGGAGACCAACATCAGCACGTAGTTTAGTGGGTTGGTGTAAAACACGTAAAGATTTAAAGGGAAGACGCGGATTTTCTCGAAGTGAGTGTATTCGAGTATCTGCCGCATGGTGTATTCGGTGAAGGTGTTGTAGTGGTCGAAATTTTGTGCCAACGCCTCGGCGCCCGTGATGGGGTTAGCGCCGTTCAGCCCATGGACGAGTAGGGTGCCACCGGGGCGTAGTTTCTCACGACACAGTGCCAGGAATTCAATCATCTCGTCTTTAGTTAGATGGTTCAGTTCCTGCTCACAAAAGATCGCGGCATAAGGGTCGTTGCTACCTCCGAGAAACTCAAAAGCGGTGTCTACCCGGCAGTTGAGGCCCCGATCACGGGCGTATTGGACCTTGGATGGAAAGGAGTCGATCCCCAATACGTTAGTGTAACCCTCGCGGGTCAACAGGTCGACGAAGTAACCAGGCCCACAACTAACGACGAGGATTCTGGCTCCGCGATCGGGTGGCAGCAGTCGCAGGTAATTGTGCTTATAGAACCGGCGAAATTTCGAATAGCCCTTTTCGATGTCATCAGGCGCTTCCCAGAAAGAGTCGAAGGGTTCTATGCGGGCGGTTAATTCTCGCTTCGGCCGTGTCACTGATTTCTCCCCTCTGACCTGTTGGCGGTCGGAGTACAAGATGGGTGCAGACGGGCGCCCGGCAGGACCTCGCGCTCGCTTTCCGGACATTTTACCTATAGGGTATTGGGAGGCAGTGATGAATACCAGTGTCGAGAAATTTTACAACGCGACTAAGGGTGTTCCCCGAGTTCCGGGTCCGCCTCGGGTGATCTGGCCCGTGTCGCCCGGGTGATTTTTTACCGCTGCGGGGGCTGACCGCACGAGTATGCGGATACTGTTCTGCAATTTTGAATATCCGCCGCTGGGCGGCGGTGGGGGTGTCATTACCGCGTTGCTGGCTGAGGAATTGGCCAAGACCCATCAGGTTACAGTCCTTACGTCGCGGGCCGACGGGCTTGCGCCGGATGCCATCGAAGCGGGGGTTCGGGTCATGCGTGTACCGGTCCTGTTGCGCCGGAACCGTTCCACCGCGAGCTTTATCTCGATGTTCGGGTACATGCTTACTGGGGCTCGGGCGGGGAAGGCCCTGTTGCGGTCCGGGGGGGTCGACATCATCAATACCCACTTCGTATTGCCGTCGGGTCCGGTAGGTGCGTCGCTTGCGCGTTTCTCGGGGGCCCCCAACGTCCTTTCGGTCCACGGTGGCGACCTGTATGACCCGAGCAAATGGACCTCACCCCACCGCCATGGTCCACTGCGCGCCTGGGTCCGGCGGCTGCTGGTCGCGGCGGACCGAGTCGTTGGGCAGTCCCACAACACCTTGGACAACATGCGTCGCATTTATACGGAACGTAGCTCGCCAGCACTTATCCCGTTGGGCATCCGCCGTCCTCCCGACGGTGTGGCGCTCCGGAGCGACTATGGCGTGGGAAGGGACGATTTCCTGTTGGTTACGGTTGGCAGGTTGGTCGGGCGCAAGGCTATCGACCAGCTGATCACGTTGTTGCCTGCTTTAGGAGCAGGGTCAGTAAAGCTGCTGGTAATCGGGGAGGGTCCACACCTAGGCGAACTGCGCGCCCAGGCCGACGCGTTGGGTGTTGCAGGGCGCATCCAGTTCCTGGGGCATCTCGGTGAAATGGAAAAATTCTCCGTACTACGGATGGCGGATCTGTTCGTATCCACGAGCCAGCATGAGGGATTCGGACTGGTGTTTCTGGAAGCCATGGCTTGCCGCCTGCCGGTAGTGTGCTATGACCATGGCGGGCAGACGGATTTCCTGACGGATGGAGAAACGGGAGGTGTGGTCACCCTCAACGACCTGCGTGCCTTTGGTGATCGCTGCCGGCAGTTTATCGAGCAACGCGAGCTGACGGCTCGGGTGGGGGCTGCGAATGCTCGCCGGGTCGAGGAGTTCTTTATCGACCAATGCGCTGCCCGGTATGAATCGCTGTTTCAGGAGGTAATCGAGGAGCGTCGCGTCCAACCCAATGGCGGGCCGTCGCAACGTGGTTGAAGAGCTCGGCGCGTGCTCTCGCGCTGGGCCTGGGGGTTAGAATCGGATGTGCGGGATTGCGGGAATCGTCGGCGGGTCGCGCTGCGGTCGCGATGGGGTCGGACGCATGTTGGATGCGCTGCGCCACCGCGGGCCTGACGACGAGGGACTCCATCTTGCGGAGGGCGTTGCCTTGGGGCAGCGGCGGCTTTCGATCATCGACCTGGAAGGAGGGCATCAGCCGATTGCGAACGAGGATCAGACCCTCTGGCTGGTGTGCAACGGGGAAATCTACAACTACCGCGAATTGCGGAAAGAACTCGAGGCAGCGGGTCATCGGTTCTCGACCCAGTCCGATTCTGAGGTGATTCTGCACCTGTACGAGTCTGTGGGTGAACGTTGCGTGGGTCGTCTGCGCGGTATGTTTGCATTCGCAATCTGGGATGCTAGGCGGCGTACCCTGTTCGCGGCCCGGGATCGACTCGGACAGAAGCCCCTATTCTATGCGCAGCGTGGTCAGGAGTTCATCTTCGCATCGGAAATCAAGGCGTTACTGGCTTTCGATCCGGCGCTCGCGGTGCTGGATGAGGCATCACTCGATCAGTATCTGACGTTGCGGTTGATCGCTGCACCAAACAGCATGTTCCGGGCAATTCACAAGCTGCCGCCAGCCCACACCTTGCTGCTCGGAGCGCATGGTAGAGCAAACGTGTCCCGTTACTGGGACCTCGAATACGAACCCAAGCTCCAGGGCACCGAGGACGATATGGTAGATGCCCTGGAGGCGGAGATCATCGAAGCACTGCGCCTACACGTTGTCAGCGACGTCCCGGTCGGTGCGTTTCTGAGCGGCGGTATGGATTCTACGCTGATTGTCGCTATGTTGATGAAGCACGGAATCGCAGATTCCTTAGAGACTTTTTCGATGGGACTCCCGTACCAGCGTTTCAACGAGGCGCCGTATGCGCGGATGGTCGCAGAGCGATACGGGACCGTGCATCATGAACGCGTGGTCGAACCCTCGCTGTTGGAGACCCTTCCGGCGTTGGTGTGGCATCTGGACGAGCCATCCGATCCATTGTCCGTATGCATGTACGCGATCTCCGCGATGGCTCGTGAACGTGTCAAGGTGGTACTTGGCGGGGATGGTGGCGATGAGCTTTTCGGTGGCTACGATCGTTATTACGGCAACCGTTATGCCGAGGTCTACGCGCTTATCCCTCGGGTAGTACGTCGTTATGGCATCGGTCCACTGTTGCGTATCATCCCGGACGGACGCTGGTATAAGAGCGCTGCGCACCAGGCGAAGTGGCTGCACCGATTGTCGTTTCTGGAGGGTGGTGAGCGCTACGCCAAAAGTCTGGGATATTTCTATTTCGACGCGCCGTCGCGGCTGGAGTTGTACGGACCGGGAATGGTGTCCGCGTTGCAGGGCGATCCGGAGGGGGCGATACGGATTCCCTATTCCGAGGCTAGGGCCGCAGATCCCGTGGATCGAATGCTGTACGCCGACAGCCGGGTGCGGCTGCCGGATCACCCGGTGATGATCCTTGACCGGATGACCATGGCGCACGGCTTGGAGGCCCGCAGCCCGTTGATGGACCATGGCCTGGCGGAATTTGCGGCGCGCTTGCCGGTATCACTCAAGGTGCGTGGTAGATCGCTGCGCTATATCCAGGCACGGCTCGCCGAGCGTTATCTCCCGCGCGCTGTACTGCAGCGTCCTAAACAAGGATTCTCTTCGGCGTTGCCCTACATGCTGGCTACCCAGTACCGCGCGCTGTTTGGACTGTTTCTGCGCAAATCACATCTGGCTAGGGACGGGCTGTTTTGCCAGGGGCCAATCGACAACCTCGTTCAGGAACACCTTTCGGGGGCGGCCGATCATGGTAACCGCCTGTGGTTGTTGCTCAACAGCGAGGTATGGTACCGGATGCGGATCGAAGGGGAGTCGCGGAATGACCTCGCTGAGCGAATCCGCGGTGTGGATACTGCACGAGACGCGGCATGATCGGAACAGTCAGTAAGATGCCGATAGCCGTGAGCGCGCAGGCGCTGGGCGGCGGGATAGCGGCGGCTATCCCAGTGGATCTGTCGATCGTGGTGCCTTTTTTTAATGAGGAGGAGAACGTGCGGCCGCAGTACGAGCGTATCGTAGCGGCCCTAGACCGACTGACGCTGCGAAGTCAGCTGGTGTTTGTGGACGACGGCAGTGGTGATCGGACTTGGGAGGAGTTACGAGCCGTCGCAGCGCAGGATCCACGCGTACGGGCGATCCGGTTTCGTCGGAATTATGGACAGACGGCAGCTATGGCAGCGGGCATCGAATACGCGGACGGCGCGATCCTCATGACCATGGATGGGGATCTGCAGAACGATCCGGACGATATTCCACGATTCCTGGAGATGCTCGACAAAGGGTACGACGTCGTGGTCGGGTGGCGCTTTCATCGACAAGATCGACTCCTGACCCGCAAGATTCCATCACAAGTCGCAAATTGGCTAATCGGAAAGGTTACGGGCGTTCCGATACATGACAACGGATGCTCGCTCAAGGCGTATCGTGCTGTACTTATCAAGATGATCCCACTCTACTCCGAGATGCACCGGTTCATTCCGGCTATGGCGAGCCTGGCTGGCGCACAAATCGCGGAAATTCCCGTGAACCATTTTCCGCGCCGTTATGGGGAATCCAAGTACGGCTTGTCACGTATCTACCGCGTGTTGCTGGATCTGGTCACGATCAAGACACTGTTGTCCTCGGTAGACCGGCCGCTACTATGGTTTGGGGCCATCGCGGGCGGGAGTTTAGTGATCAGCGTGGGCGC carries:
- a CDS encoding asparagine synthase (glutamine-hydrolyzing); this encodes MCGIAGIVGGSRCGRDGVGRMLDALRHRGPDDEGLHLAEGVALGQRRLSIIDLEGGHQPIANEDQTLWLVCNGEIYNYRELRKELEAAGHRFSTQSDSEVILHLYESVGERCVGRLRGMFAFAIWDARRRTLFAARDRLGQKPLFYAQRGQEFIFASEIKALLAFDPALAVLDEASLDQYLTLRLIAAPNSMFRAIHKLPPAHTLLLGAHGRANVSRYWDLEYEPKLQGTEDDMVDALEAEIIEALRLHVVSDVPVGAFLSGGMDSTLIVAMLMKHGIADSLETFSMGLPYQRFNEAPYARMVAERYGTVHHERVVEPSLLETLPALVWHLDEPSDPLSVCMYAISAMARERVKVVLGGDGGDELFGGYDRYYGNRYAEVYALIPRVVRRYGIGPLLRIIPDGRWYKSAAHQAKWLHRLSFLEGGERYAKSLGYFYFDAPSRLELYGPGMVSALQGDPEGAIRIPYSEARAADPVDRMLYADSRVRLPDHPVMILDRMTMAHGLEARSPLMDHGLAEFAARLPVSLKVRGRSLRYIQARLAERYLPRAVLQRPKQGFSSALPYMLATQYRALFGLFLRKSHLARDGLFCQGPIDNLVQEHLSGAADHGNRLWLLLNSEVWYRMRIEGESRNDLAERIRGVDTARDAA
- a CDS encoding glycosyltransferase; its protein translation is MDLSIVVPFFNEEENVRPQYERIVAALDRLTLRSQLVFVDDGSGDRTWEELRAVAAQDPRVRAIRFRRNYGQTAAMAAGIEYADGAILMTMDGDLQNDPDDIPRFLEMLDKGYDVVVGWRFHRQDRLLTRKIPSQVANWLIGKVTGVPIHDNGCSLKAYRAVLIKMIPLYSEMHRFIPAMASLAGAQIAEIPVNHFPRRYGESKYGLSRIYRVLLDLVTIKTLLSSVDRPLLWFGAIAGGSLVISVGALLAALLDPWALHGSPVLISMGISLLFGAEAAFMMFSGVFSELVYRTGDVQIEKLSEVTAEVFEVTPVGGGR